The following proteins are co-located in the Pseudomonas antarctica genome:
- the frr gene encoding ribosome recycling factor, translating into MINEIKKDAQERMHKSLESLAHAFGQIRTGKAHPSILGSVMVPYYGTDTSITQVANITVKDSRTLQVVAFERNMLGAVDKAIQSAGLNLNPTNLGELLLISMPALTEETRKGFTKQARSAAEDARVAVRNIRRDALGDLKKLVKDKEISEDEERRAVADIDKLTKDAEAQITKATEEKEKDLMAV; encoded by the coding sequence ATGATCAACGAAATCAAGAAAGACGCTCAAGAGCGTATGCACAAATCCCTGGAGTCTCTGGCCCATGCATTTGGTCAGATTCGTACCGGCAAGGCCCACCCAAGCATCTTGGGTAGTGTGATGGTGCCGTACTACGGTACTGACACCTCTATCACCCAGGTGGCCAACATCACCGTTAAAGACTCGCGCACCCTGCAAGTCGTGGCCTTCGAGCGCAACATGCTCGGCGCTGTCGACAAAGCGATTCAGAGCGCTGGCCTGAACCTCAACCCGACCAACCTGGGCGAGTTGTTGCTGATCTCCATGCCTGCCCTGACCGAAGAAACCCGCAAGGGCTTCACCAAGCAGGCACGCAGTGCGGCTGAAGATGCGCGGGTTGCAGTGCGTAACATCCGTCGTGATGCTTTGGGCGACCTGAAGAAGCTGGTCAAGGACAAGGAAATCAGCGAAGACGAAGAGCGTCGTGCCGTCGCCGATATCGATAAGCTGACCAAAGATGCCGAGGCCCAGATCACCAAGGCCACGGAAGAAAAAGAAAAGGACCTGATGGCCGTATAA
- a CDS encoding phosphatidate cytidylyltransferase: MLKQRIITALILLPIALCGFFLLDGSSFALFIGLVVTLGAWEWARLAGFNAQLPRVAYAAVVALLLFLMHTLSSIVVPWVLGAAVLWWALATFLVLTYPRTSGQWSSVASKLVIGLLILLPAWQGLVEIKNSPMGNWLIMAVMVLVWGADIGAYFSGRAFGKRKLAPAVSPGKSWEGVYGGLALTLLITLVVGVVRDWSLSEIFLALLGTAIVVFISVVGDLTESMFKRQAGIKDSSNLLPGHGGVLDRIDSLTAAIPIFAVLLWMTAS, encoded by the coding sequence ATGCTTAAACAACGAATCATCACAGCATTGATCCTGCTGCCGATTGCCCTGTGCGGTTTTTTCCTGCTCGACGGTTCCAGCTTTGCGCTGTTTATCGGCCTGGTGGTGACCCTGGGTGCCTGGGAATGGGCGCGCCTGGCGGGCTTCAACGCACAGTTGCCGCGTGTGGCATACGCCGCGGTTGTGGCGCTGCTGCTGTTCCTGATGCATACCCTGTCGAGCATCGTCGTGCCTTGGGTATTGGGGGCGGCGGTATTGTGGTGGGCGCTTGCGACCTTCCTTGTGTTGACCTATCCGCGCACCAGTGGGCAGTGGTCCAGTGTTGCCAGCAAGCTGGTGATTGGCTTGTTGATTCTGCTGCCGGCCTGGCAAGGGTTGGTGGAAATCAAGAATTCGCCGATGGGCAACTGGTTGATCATGGCGGTGATGGTGTTGGTGTGGGGTGCCGATATTGGTGCCTATTTCTCCGGCCGTGCCTTCGGCAAACGCAAGCTGGCGCCCGCCGTCAGCCCAGGCAAGAGCTGGGAAGGCGTTTACGGCGGCTTGGCGTTGACGTTGCTGATCACGCTGGTAGTCGGTGTTGTACGTGACTGGTCGCTGAGCGAGATATTCCTGGCGTTGTTGGGTACAGCAATCGTGGTGTTTATTTCGGTGGTCGGCGACCTTACGGAAAGCATGTTCAAGCGTCAGGCCGGGATCAAGGACAGCAGCAATCTGCTGCCGGGCCATGGCGGCGTGCTGGACCGTATTGACAGTCTCACCGCGGCGATTCCGATTTTTGCCGTGCTGTTGTGGATGACTGCTTCGTGA
- the pyrH gene encoding UMP kinase has translation MAQQGSGYQARYKRILLKLSGEALMGSEEFGIDPKVLDRMALEVGQLVGIGVQVGLVIGGGNLFRGAALSAAGMDRVTGDHMGMLATVMNALAMRDALERANISAIVMSAISMVGVTDHYDRRKAMRHLNAKEVVIFAAGTGNPFFTTDSAACLRAIEIDADVVLKATKVDGVYTADPFKDPHAEKFDHLTYDEVLDRKLGVMDLTAICLCRDHKMPLRVFNMNKPGALLNIVHGGAEGTLIEEGQQ, from the coding sequence ATGGCTCAGCAGGGCAGTGGTTATCAGGCTCGCTATAAACGCATTCTACTCAAGCTTAGCGGCGAGGCCCTGATGGGCTCGGAAGAGTTCGGGATCGATCCCAAGGTACTCGACCGCATGGCACTGGAAGTCGGCCAGCTGGTGGGCATCGGTGTCCAGGTCGGCCTGGTGATCGGCGGCGGTAACTTGTTCCGCGGCGCGGCACTGAGTGCCGCGGGTATGGATCGGGTTACCGGCGACCACATGGGCATGCTGGCCACTGTGATGAACGCCCTGGCCATGCGTGACGCCCTGGAGCGTGCCAATATCTCGGCAATCGTGATGTCGGCTATTTCCATGGTCGGCGTGACCGATCACTATGATCGCCGCAAAGCCATGCGCCACCTGAACGCTAAAGAAGTAGTGATCTTTGCTGCCGGTACCGGCAACCCGTTCTTCACCACGGATTCGGCTGCTTGCCTGCGCGCCATCGAAATCGATGCTGACGTAGTGCTCAAGGCCACCAAGGTGGATGGCGTATACACCGCAGACCCATTCAAAGACCCGCATGCCGAGAAGTTCGATCATCTGACCTACGATGAAGTGCTGGATCGCAAGCTGGGCGTGATGGACCTGACGGCTATTTGCCTGTGCCGCGACCACAAGATGCCGCTGCGCGTATTTAACATGAACAAGCCCGGCGCCCTGCTGAACATCGTACACGGCGGCGCGGAAGGGACTCTGATCGAGGAAGGCCAACAATGA
- the uppS gene encoding polyprenyl diphosphate synthase, whose amino-acid sequence MEKTKQTVPSAVPRHVAIIMDGNNRWAKKRFMPGVAGHKAGVDAVRAVIEVCAEAKVEVLTLFAFSSENWQRPAEEVSALMDLFFKALRREAKRLNDNNISLRIIGDRSRFHPELQAAMREAEAITAGSNRFVLQIAANYGGQWDIAQAAQRLAREVQAGHLRPDDITPELLQTCLVTGDLPLPDLCIRTGGEHRISNFLLWQLAYTELYFSDLFWPDFKHDAMRNALADFASRQRRFGKTSEQIEAGARV is encoded by the coding sequence ATGGAAAAGACCAAGCAGACTGTGCCCTCCGCGGTGCCGCGCCATGTCGCGATCATCATGGATGGGAATAATCGCTGGGCGAAAAAACGCTTTATGCCGGGTGTTGCCGGGCATAAAGCGGGTGTCGATGCGGTGCGCGCCGTGATTGAGGTGTGTGCCGAGGCCAAGGTCGAAGTGTTGACTCTGTTTGCTTTCTCCAGTGAGAACTGGCAGCGGCCGGCCGAAGAAGTCAGCGCCTTGATGGACCTGTTCTTCAAGGCCTTGCGTCGTGAGGCCAAGCGCCTCAACGACAACAACATCAGCCTGCGCATCATTGGTGATCGCTCGCGGTTCCATCCGGAACTGCAAGCGGCCATGCGCGAAGCCGAGGCCATCACCGCGGGCAGCAACCGTTTTGTATTGCAGATTGCAGCCAACTACGGTGGCCAGTGGGATATCGCTCAGGCTGCACAGCGCCTTGCCCGCGAAGTGCAGGCCGGGCATCTGCGGCCTGACGACATTACGCCCGAACTGTTGCAAACCTGCCTGGTAACCGGCGACTTGCCGCTGCCAGACTTGTGCATCCGTACCGGCGGCGAGCACCGCATCAGCAATTTCCTGCTGTGGCAGCTGGCCTATACCGAGCTGTACTTCTCCGACCTGTTCTGGCCGGACTTCAAACACGATGCCATGCGTAATGCGCTGGCCGATTTCGCTTCCCGTCAGCGTCGCTTCGGTAAAACGAGCGAGCAGATCGAAGCTGGAGCCCGGGTTTAA
- the ispC gene encoding 1-deoxy-D-xylulose-5-phosphate reductoisomerase, translated as MSRLQQVTVLGATGSVGLSTLDVIARHPDRYQVFALTGFTRLSELLALCVRHAPRFAVVPEATAARGLQDDLRAAGLATQVLVGEEGLCQVSSDAEVDTVVAAIVGAAGLRPTLAAVDAGKKILLANKEALVMSGTLFMQAVRKSGAVLLPLDSEHNAIFQCMPGDFARGLSQVGVRRILLTASGGPFRQTPLADLEHVSPDQACAHPNWSMGRKISVDSASMMNKGLELIEACWLFDAQPDQVEVVIHPQSVIHSLVDYVDGSVLAQLGNPDMRTPIANALAWPERIDSGVAPLDLFAIARLDFEAPDEQRFPCLRLARQAAEAGNSAPAMLNAANEVAVAAFLDRRIRFPQIASIIEDVLSLEPVVAVNDLGAVFEADTKARTLAGQWLNRNAR; from the coding sequence GTGAGCCGCCTGCAGCAGGTGACCGTGCTTGGCGCGACCGGTTCGGTCGGGCTGAGTACGCTGGATGTGATCGCGCGACATCCTGACCGCTATCAAGTCTTTGCCCTGACCGGCTTTACGCGGTTGAGCGAGTTGCTGGCCCTGTGTGTGCGCCATGCGCCGCGTTTCGCGGTAGTGCCTGAAGCAACTGCCGCGCGAGGCTTGCAGGACGATCTGCGGGCCGCCGGCCTTGCCACACAAGTGTTGGTGGGCGAGGAGGGCTTGTGCCAGGTGTCGTCCGACGCCGAGGTGGATACGGTAGTGGCAGCCATTGTCGGGGCGGCGGGTTTGCGTCCGACACTGGCGGCAGTGGATGCTGGCAAGAAGATTTTGCTGGCCAATAAAGAAGCGCTGGTCATGTCCGGCACACTCTTTATGCAGGCGGTACGCAAGAGCGGCGCGGTGTTGCTGCCTCTCGACAGTGAGCACAACGCGATTTTCCAGTGCATGCCCGGTGATTTTGCCCGTGGCTTGAGCCAGGTAGGCGTGCGGCGGATTCTTCTTACGGCTTCCGGTGGTCCGTTCCGTCAAACTCCGCTGGCTGATCTTGAACATGTGTCGCCTGACCAGGCCTGCGCCCACCCGAACTGGTCCATGGGGCGCAAGATCTCCGTGGATTCGGCGAGCATGATGAACAAAGGCCTGGAGTTGATCGAGGCTTGCTGGTTGTTCGATGCGCAGCCTGATCAGGTCGAGGTGGTAATCCACCCGCAAAGTGTGATTCATTCCCTGGTCGACTACGTCGACGGTTCCGTGTTGGCGCAGTTGGGTAATCCCGACATGCGTACGCCGATTGCCAACGCTTTGGCCTGGCCGGAACGGATTGACTCCGGTGTTGCACCGTTGGATCTGTTCGCCATTGCTCGCCTGGACTTCGAAGCGCCGGACGAGCAGCGCTTCCCATGCCTGCGTTTGGCCCGGCAAGCGGCGGAGGCGGGTAACAGCGCGCCGGCCATGCTCAATGCGGCCAACGAAGTGGCTGTGGCGGCGTTTCTCGACCGGCGCATCCGTTTTCCGCAGATCGCGAGTATCATCGAGGACGTTTTGAGTCTTGAGCCGGTAGTGGCTGTGAATGATTTAGGGGCAGTGTTCGAGGCGGATACAAAGGCCCGTACCCTGGCCGGACAATGGTTGAACCGCAACGCGCGTTAG